One window of the Amycolatopsis mediterranei genome contains the following:
- a CDS encoding ArnT family glycosyltransferase produces MSVVGAPATAPPAVPGSRAGTRWRLWALGAICAVAALLYAWKIGDGRLGNTYYSAAVKSMTHSVTNFLFGSFDSYGVFTVDKPPMALWPQAISVLVFGYHGWALLLPQVLEGVAAVFLLHRTVRRWAGEDAALLAALILALTPITVAINRDTNPDTLLVLLLVAAAYAVTRSLQAQSGRGRTTWLVWCAFFVGCGFLTKMLQAWIVVPGIALACFAGTDAPVKRKIMDLLAAGAALIVSSFWWVALHDWWPGDKPYMGGSTDGTAWNLIFGYNGFGRVFGGDNNMSFGGGFPGGLPGDLPPGLSLPSGLMAAFGGGGTGLGRMFGDGVGDQISWLLPLSLLVLVVVAVAGVRRMRAKLPAEPAQRGGWLLWGSWLLVTAVVFSYAQGIWHPYYTTMLAPAIAAISAAGLVRFGRAYRDSEGMGWLLLPLAIALTAAWAFVLASRAPSWHGWARWALLVVAAVAVAGLVIGRLSPSWTSSLGRPALVAGLVALLLVPGVWSAGTAFQATSSGGMGLAAAGPAAAGFGGGMPAGMPGMPGMPPGMPGTSPAAANGLAGMGNPFSGGGLTDEQRRIVDYAKRHSDGAAITLAVNSPAMMSANYIIGTDETVIGMGGFMGTDPSPSLDQLTGWVADGRLKFVLSSASGASAAPPGRGFGGGMSGDMGALMGQRQQWVEQHCTPVDPAAYGGSPRPATPLPFPLSMVGGGQTLYQCHA; encoded by the coding sequence GTGAGCGTCGTCGGGGCACCAGCCACCGCACCACCTGCCGTGCCGGGTTCCCGTGCCGGCACCCGCTGGCGCCTGTGGGCACTCGGGGCGATCTGCGCCGTCGCCGCGCTGCTGTACGCGTGGAAGATCGGCGATGGCCGGCTCGGCAACACCTATTACTCGGCCGCGGTGAAGTCGATGACGCACAGCGTCACGAACTTCCTGTTCGGCTCCTTCGACTCCTATGGCGTGTTCACTGTGGACAAGCCGCCGATGGCGCTGTGGCCACAGGCGATTTCGGTGCTGGTGTTCGGCTATCACGGCTGGGCGCTGCTGCTGCCCCAGGTGCTCGAAGGCGTCGCCGCGGTCTTCCTGCTGCACCGGACCGTCCGGCGCTGGGCCGGGGAGGACGCGGCGCTGCTCGCCGCGCTCATTCTCGCGCTCACCCCGATCACGGTGGCGATCAACCGCGACACCAACCCGGACACCCTGCTCGTTCTGCTGCTCGTCGCCGCGGCCTATGCGGTCACGCGCTCGCTCCAGGCCCAGTCCGGCCGGGGCCGGACCACCTGGCTGGTCTGGTGCGCGTTCTTCGTCGGCTGCGGGTTCCTCACCAAGATGCTGCAGGCGTGGATCGTGGTGCCGGGGATCGCGCTGGCCTGCTTCGCGGGCACCGACGCCCCGGTCAAGCGGAAGATCATGGACCTGCTCGCCGCCGGCGCGGCGTTGATCGTCTCGTCGTTCTGGTGGGTGGCGCTGCACGACTGGTGGCCGGGCGACAAGCCGTACATGGGCGGCAGCACCGACGGGACCGCATGGAACCTGATCTTCGGCTACAACGGCTTCGGCCGGGTTTTCGGCGGCGACAACAACATGTCCTTCGGCGGCGGCTTCCCCGGTGGTCTGCCCGGTGATCTCCCCCCGGGCTTGAGCCTGCCCTCGGGCCTCATGGCCGCCTTCGGCGGCGGCGGGACCGGGTTGGGCCGGATGTTCGGTGACGGTGTCGGCGATCAGATCTCGTGGCTCCTCCCGCTGTCCCTGCTCGTGCTGGTGGTCGTCGCCGTCGCCGGTGTCCGCCGGATGCGGGCCAAGCTCCCGGCAGAGCCGGCGCAGCGTGGGGGCTGGCTCCTGTGGGGCAGCTGGCTGCTCGTCACCGCGGTGGTGTTCAGCTACGCGCAGGGCATCTGGCACCCCTACTACACGACCATGCTCGCGCCCGCGATCGCCGCGATCTCGGCGGCCGGGCTCGTCCGGTTCGGGCGCGCCTACCGCGACTCCGAAGGAATGGGCTGGCTGCTGCTGCCGCTCGCGATCGCGCTGACCGCGGCCTGGGCCTTCGTGCTGGCTTCCCGGGCTCCGTCCTGGCACGGATGGGCACGCTGGGCGCTGCTGGTCGTGGCGGCGGTGGCCGTTGCCGGGCTGGTGATCGGCCGGCTTTCCCCGTCGTGGACCAGTTCCCTTGGCCGACCGGCCTTGGTGGCGGGCCTGGTCGCGCTTCTGCTCGTACCGGGAGTCTGGTCGGCCGGGACCGCGTTCCAGGCGACGTCGAGCGGGGGAATGGGGCTGGCCGCCGCCGGTCCGGCGGCCGCCGGGTTCGGTGGCGGCATGCCCGCCGGAATGCCCGGGATGCCCGGGATGCCTCCGGGTATGCCCGGGACGAGCCCCGCCGCGGCGAACGGACTGGCGGGCATGGGTAATCCGTTCTCCGGCGGCGGGCTCACCGACGAGCAGCGGCGAATCGTGGACTACGCGAAGCGGCACAGCGACGGTGCGGCGATCACACTGGCCGTCAACAGCCCGGCGATGATGTCGGCGAACTACATCATCGGCACCGATGAGACGGTGATCGGCATGGGCGGCTTCATGGGCACCGACCCCTCGCCCTCCCTCGACCAGCTCACCGGCTGGGTTGCCGACGGCCGGCTGAAGTTCGTCCTGAGCAGCGCGAGCGGGGCCTCCGCGGCGCCCCCGGGTCGCGGATTCGGCGGCGGGATGTCCGGCGACATGGGTGCTCTGATGGGGCAGCGGCAGCAGTGGGTCGAACAGCACTGCACGCCGGTCGATCCGGCCGCCTACGGTGGCTCGCCCCGGCCGGCCACGCCCCTTCCGTTCCCCCTGTCGATGGTGGGCGGTGGCCAGACCCTCTACCAGTGCCACGCCTGA
- a CDS encoding TetR/AcrR family transcriptional regulator: MVSVNAPNRESLRSRRRRETEREIHLAALHLARAHGFDKVTVEMISAEAGVSPRTFFNYFPNKDAAIVQGPAELSEELAAEFVSAGPAPAKQVLTELTRLLTRDFSEHPPQREEVHAAFELAREHPQVLAVLLARFDAFAVHIADLVGRRLGEEAGDEVPALMAAIALAAVRQGLDRWARASDDGSPVPYVERSMDLLRTLLAP, translated from the coding sequence ATGGTCTCCGTGAACGCACCGAACCGGGAGAGCCTGCGCAGCAGGCGCCGCCGCGAGACCGAGCGCGAGATTCACCTCGCCGCGCTGCACTTGGCGCGCGCGCACGGCTTCGACAAGGTCACCGTGGAAATGATCAGCGCCGAGGCCGGGGTGTCGCCGCGCACCTTCTTCAACTACTTCCCGAACAAGGACGCGGCGATCGTGCAAGGGCCCGCAGAGCTGTCCGAAGAACTCGCCGCGGAGTTCGTGTCGGCCGGGCCGGCGCCGGCCAAGCAGGTTCTCACCGAGCTGACCCGGCTACTGACGCGTGACTTTTCCGAGCACCCGCCGCAGCGAGAGGAAGTACACGCCGCGTTCGAACTGGCCCGCGAGCATCCGCAGGTGCTGGCGGTGCTGCTGGCTCGGTTCGACGCATTCGCGGTGCACATCGCGGACCTCGTGGGCCGGCGCCTGGGCGAGGAGGCCGGTGACGAGGTGCCTGCGCTCATGGCCGCGATCGCACTGGCGGCGGTACGACAGGGCCTCGATCGGTGGGCACGGGCGTCCGACGACGGCTCACCGGTCCCCTACGTCGAGCGCTCGATGGACTTGCTCCGGACCCTGCTGGCCCCCTGA
- a CDS encoding MDR family MFS transporter, producing the protein MTDTISTGEAPGSTLPRRFGLIFLGLMTVMLLASLDQTIVATALPTIVGELNGVSHLAWVTTAYILAATITMPVYGRVGDLIGRKTLFLTAISLFVLGSAVAGAAQNMTMLIIGRGVQGLGGGGLMILSQTIIADLVPPRQRAKYMAPMGAIFGLSSVAGPLLGGWFTDSVGWRWAFWINLPLGLIALAVCSFALQLPRKAIKIPLDYVGITLMAAAVSCTVLVATWGGTTYEWSDPVILVLAAAGLLAWVVFFLSQRRATEPIIPLRLFRSRIFNFATLIALIVVGIGMFAVIGYLPTYLQMVYGYTATESGLLLIPMVVGLMATAVSSGQVISKTGRYKIFPIVGTAIVTGTALLLSTLDTSTPVVVLCGYIFLLGAGVGLLMQTLVLAVQNDFPVSDVGTATSANNFFREIGATLGTAAVGAIFSNRLTTRLTETLPPRGSGAAGNVQSLTPALVRSLPPDLQHTVVAAYQHALVPVFAYLAPVFAIGIILAFFLPEKKLSDTNEPSAVTQATE; encoded by the coding sequence ATGACTGACACCATTTCGACCGGCGAGGCTCCGGGCAGTACCCTGCCCCGCCGGTTCGGGCTGATCTTCCTCGGCCTGATGACCGTGATGCTGCTGGCCTCCCTTGACCAGACCATCGTGGCCACGGCGTTGCCCACGATCGTCGGCGAGCTGAACGGCGTGTCCCACCTGGCGTGGGTGACCACTGCCTACATCCTCGCTGCGACCATCACCATGCCCGTCTACGGCCGGGTGGGCGACCTGATCGGCCGGAAAACCCTGTTCCTGACCGCGATCAGCCTGTTCGTCCTGGGCTCGGCGGTGGCGGGCGCGGCCCAGAACATGACGATGCTGATCATCGGCCGCGGGGTCCAAGGGCTCGGCGGCGGTGGCCTGATGATCCTTTCCCAGACCATCATCGCCGACCTCGTCCCGCCGCGGCAGCGGGCGAAGTACATGGCGCCGATGGGCGCGATCTTCGGCCTGTCGTCCGTGGCCGGACCGCTGCTGGGCGGCTGGTTCACCGACTCGGTCGGCTGGCGCTGGGCGTTCTGGATCAACCTGCCGCTGGGCCTGATCGCGCTCGCCGTGTGCAGCTTCGCGCTGCAACTGCCGCGCAAGGCGATCAAGATCCCGCTGGACTACGTCGGAATCACGCTGATGGCGGCGGCCGTTTCGTGCACCGTCCTGGTCGCGACGTGGGGCGGTACCACCTACGAGTGGTCGGACCCGGTCATCCTGGTCTTGGCCGCGGCAGGACTGCTCGCCTGGGTGGTGTTCTTCCTGTCCCAGCGCCGGGCCACCGAGCCGATCATCCCGCTGCGCCTGTTCCGCAGCCGCATCTTCAACTTCGCCACGCTCATCGCCCTGATCGTGGTCGGCATCGGGATGTTCGCGGTCATCGGCTACCTGCCGACCTACCTGCAGATGGTCTACGGCTACACCGCGACCGAGTCGGGCCTGCTGCTCATCCCGATGGTGGTGGGCCTGATGGCCACCGCCGTCTCGTCAGGGCAGGTGATCAGCAAGACCGGCCGGTACAAGATCTTTCCGATCGTGGGCACCGCCATCGTCACCGGCACCGCACTACTTCTGTCCACATTGGATACAAGTACGCCCGTCGTGGTGCTGTGCGGATACATCTTCCTGCTGGGCGCCGGAGTCGGGTTGCTCATGCAGACACTGGTGCTGGCCGTGCAGAACGACTTCCCGGTCTCCGACGTCGGCACCGCGACCTCGGCCAACAACTTCTTCCGCGAAATCGGCGCCACTCTCGGCACCGCAGCGGTCGGCGCGATCTTCAGCAACCGCCTCACCACCCGGCTCACGGAAACGCTGCCGCCCCGGGGATCCGGTGCGGCCGGGAACGTCCAGTCGTTGACCCCCGCACTGGTCCGCTCCCTGCCGCCGGACCTGCAGCACACGGTCGTGGCGGCCTACCAGCACGCGCTCGTTCCGGTGTTCGCTTACCTGGCACCGGTGTTCGCCATCGGCATCATCCTGGCCTTCTTCCTGCCGGAGAAGAAGCTCTCCGACACCAACGAGCCTTCTGCAGTGACGCAGGCCACAGAATGA
- a CDS encoding FAD-dependent monooxygenase, producing the protein MEIPHSEKHRALVVGLGISGIATALRLRQIGWTPIVVERAPARRTGGYFIALFGGGRPAAQRLGILENLHDRVPNGSNYEIDRAGNRRPGAAYGDLPGSPWMMRRGDIEQAAFAALPGDVEIRYSTVPARIEQDADGVDVTLVDTTDDTEVTERFDLVVGADGLRSTVRSLVFGPHQKYLRRLNYMAVAFQLPVPLSDLHPADGATLIENNRSMWLFPFDGSPQTVLLNYHTDDVDAEFRQPPVQRVRAAFGPEPTGRTLGEVLDALETAEDVLFDSVEQVHMDSRHRGRVVLVGDSAWCVTLYAGMGVSMGMSGADLLGTILERHPGDVPRALAEWDRTLQPHIEAFQRNGIQQRQFFVPGSTLELALRKAMTTAMRLPVASSLLRQLRTRDKSGQLKDTDIALA; encoded by the coding sequence ATGGAAATCCCCCACAGCGAGAAGCATCGAGCATTGGTGGTCGGGCTGGGCATCAGCGGGATCGCGACTGCTCTTCGGCTACGGCAGATCGGCTGGACCCCGATCGTCGTCGAGCGGGCTCCGGCCCGGCGCACCGGCGGGTACTTCATCGCACTGTTCGGCGGGGGCCGTCCCGCCGCACAACGCCTGGGCATCCTCGAGAACCTGCACGACCGCGTCCCCAACGGCAGCAACTACGAGATCGACCGCGCAGGCAACCGGCGGCCCGGCGCCGCCTACGGCGACCTGCCGGGAAGCCCCTGGATGATGCGGCGCGGCGACATCGAACAGGCCGCGTTCGCCGCGCTGCCCGGCGACGTCGAAATCCGCTACTCGACCGTCCCGGCCCGCATCGAACAGGACGCCGACGGCGTGGACGTCACACTGGTCGACACCACGGACGACACCGAGGTCACCGAGCGGTTCGATCTCGTGGTGGGCGCGGACGGGCTACGCTCCACCGTGCGGTCGCTGGTGTTCGGGCCGCACCAAAAGTACCTGCGCCGGCTGAACTACATGGCGGTCGCCTTCCAACTACCCGTGCCGCTCAGTGACCTTCACCCCGCCGACGGCGCCACGCTGATCGAGAACAACCGGTCGATGTGGCTCTTCCCCTTCGACGGCAGCCCGCAGACGGTGCTGCTGAACTACCACACCGACGACGTGGACGCCGAGTTCCGGCAACCGCCTGTCCAGCGAGTGCGAGCCGCGTTCGGCCCCGAACCGACCGGCCGCACGCTCGGCGAAGTCCTCGACGCCTTGGAAACCGCCGAGGACGTGCTGTTCGACTCGGTCGAGCAGGTCCACATGGACAGCCGGCACCGGGGCCGGGTCGTCCTCGTCGGCGACTCGGCGTGGTGCGTGACCCTCTACGCCGGAATGGGCGTCTCGATGGGGATGTCGGGGGCCGACCTGCTCGGCACCATCCTCGAACGCCACCCCGGCGACGTGCCACGCGCCCTGGCCGAATGGGACCGTACCCTGCAGCCCCACATCGAAGCCTTCCAGCGCAACGGGATCCAGCAACGGCAGTTCTTCGTCCCGGGCTCGACGCTCGAGCTCGCGCTCCGCAAGGCCATGACCACGGCGATGCGGCTTCCGGTGGCCTCGTCCCTGCTCCGGCAGCTGCGGACCCGCGACAAGTCGGGACAACTGAAGGACACCGACATCGCCCTAGCCTGA
- a CDS encoding TetR family transcriptional regulator, producing MLKRGVKGLTVAEIAHRAHVGKGPAYLYWDTKGDLVLELFARDFLAATDNEIAALTADPDLSRPHRLCPGPARLDHPFMRALQTGDADMFGPAALMELLGPEKAGTAEVRAAAMLGLRLLRGRGEAALTLITTSQETTQETKK from the coding sequence GTGCTCAAGCGCGGCGTCAAGGGCCTCACCGTCGCCGAGATCGCGCACCGAGCACACGTCGGCAAGGGCCCGGCCTACCTGTACTGGGACACCAAGGGAGACCTCGTGCTCGAGCTCTTCGCCCGCGACTTCCTGGCCGCCACGGACAACGAGATCGCCGCCCTGACCGCCGACCCGGACCTCAGCCGCCCACACCGGCTCTGCCCTGGTCCGGCTCGCCTCGACCACCCGTTCATGCGCGCCCTGCAGACCGGCGACGCCGACATGTTCGGCCCGGCCGCACTGATGGAACTGCTCGGCCCCGAAAAAGCCGGCACCGCCGAGGTCCGCGCAGCAGCCATGCTGGGCCTGCGCTTGCTGCGAGGCCGAGGCGAAGCCGCGCTCACCCTGATCACCACCAGCCAGGAAACCACGCAAGAAACCAAGAAATAG
- a CDS encoding substrate-binding domain-containing protein encodes MCSLTNGPAGDGPGSGLAEAGVPVPDALSVIGFGDVYYADFCVPPLTTTTAPLQAMGTEAFRQLHRQLRGEPRPRRFATSLSAQLVVRQSTAAPSTRRP; translated from the coding sequence GTGTGCAGCTTGACGAACGGGCCGGCCGGTGACGGGCCTGGAAGCGGGCTGGCCGAAGCCGGCGTGCCCGTGCCGGACGCGCTCAGCGTAATCGGCTTCGGCGACGTCTACTACGCGGATTTCTGCGTCCCACCGCTCACCACCACCACCGCACCGCTGCAGGCGATGGGCACTGAGGCGTTCCGGCAACTGCACCGGCAACTCCGCGGCGAACCCCGGCCACGCCGGTTCGCCACCTCGCTCTCGGCCCAGCTCGTCGTCCGGCAGTCGACGGCCGCGCCATCCACTCGCCGGCCCTGA
- a CDS encoding TetR/AcrR family transcriptional regulator yields MTSAGRPKLRADAERNRDQILAAARKVFALDGPDAPLETIARTAGVGIGTLYRRFPDRETLVRAVARETLAAVLTDLRAAAAEEPAAWDAIVRLLSRSLPRQAGAQLLLFSPRAREILQDDPETAGIQQELITQLDALVQAAQFEGTLRTDVTAGDIVYCYSLILRHPAAVPELAALAFERTATLMVDGLRAQPGSRLPGRPVTGEDLKYG; encoded by the coding sequence ATGACCTCGGCTGGGCGGCCCAAGTTGCGAGCGGACGCCGAACGCAATCGGGATCAGATCCTCGCTGCTGCCCGTAAGGTGTTTGCCCTCGACGGTCCGGACGCGCCGCTGGAGACGATCGCGCGCACCGCCGGCGTCGGGATCGGCACCCTCTACCGTCGATTTCCGGACCGGGAAACCCTGGTCCGCGCCGTGGCGAGAGAGACTCTCGCCGCCGTCCTCACCGACCTCCGCGCGGCCGCCGCCGAAGAGCCCGCGGCATGGGACGCGATAGTGCGCCTGCTCAGCCGGTCACTCCCCCGGCAAGCAGGGGCCCAGCTGCTGCTGTTCTCGCCTCGAGCGCGGGAGATCCTGCAAGACGACCCCGAAACTGCCGGAATCCAGCAGGAACTGATCACCCAGCTCGACGCTCTCGTCCAGGCGGCGCAGTTCGAGGGCACCCTCCGCACCGACGTCACCGCCGGCGACATCGTGTATTGCTATTCGCTGATCCTGCGCCACCCCGCGGCCGTACCCGAGCTCGCCGCGCTCGCGTTCGAACGTACCGCGACGCTCATGGTGGACGGCCTGCGAGCACAGCCCGGTAGCCGGCTGCCCGGACGGCCGGTCACCGGTGAGGACCTCAAGTACGGTTGA
- a CDS encoding TetR/AcrR family transcriptional regulator, translating into MTALAEHDSGTAARILAAARELVLKRGVKGLTVAEIAQRAHVGKGTAYLYWDTKEDLVFGLIAREFVALADEEIDLLTQDPDSSRPHRLCPRLVRAALDHPFVRALQTGDADLLGVLAGHPRSVELLDVLGPAAFMYTVLPVWREHRLARTDWPLDEQAFALQALMTGFLDTATRPPGSPGVAVDDPDQVIAAAVTALLGPGKARSADVRAVAGEGLRLLREGRETVLAMITAKQEKKAD; encoded by the coding sequence GCGGGAGCTGGTGCTCAAACGCGGTGTCAAAGGCCTGACCGTGGCCGAGATCGCGCAGCGAGCACACGTCGGCAAGGGCACCGCCTACCTGTACTGGGACACCAAGGAGGACCTGGTGTTCGGCCTGATCGCCCGGGAATTCGTGGCCCTCGCCGACGAGGAGATCGACCTCCTGACCCAGGACCCGGACAGCAGCCGTCCCCACCGGCTGTGCCCGCGGTTGGTCCGGGCTGCCCTCGATCACCCGTTCGTGCGCGCGCTGCAGACCGGCGACGCCGACCTGCTCGGCGTCCTCGCCGGGCATCCACGCAGCGTGGAGCTGCTCGACGTGCTGGGCCCGGCCGCGTTCATGTACACGGTCCTGCCGGTGTGGCGCGAACACCGGCTGGCCCGCACCGACTGGCCCCTCGACGAGCAGGCCTTCGCGTTGCAGGCGCTCATGACCGGTTTCCTCGACACGGCCACCCGCCCACCGGGTTCTCCCGGCGTCGCCGTCGACGATCCTGACCAGGTCATCGCCGCGGCGGTGACAGCGTTGCTGGGGCCCGGGAAAGCCAGGTCTGCCGACGTGCGCGCGGTGGCCGGCGAAGGTCTGCGGCTGCTGCGTGAGGGACGCGAGACCGTGCTCGCCATGATCACGGCCAAACAGGAGAAGAAAGCGGACTGA